One Actinosynnema pretiosum DNA segment encodes these proteins:
- a CDS encoding ABC transporter ATP-binding protein: MTQLLDAAPTTRLTGFRVRSVVPGRQRWDVPRVRRNPRAARALEAALLRQPGITGAQASPATGRVLVLHDRALGVAEVGAALRDAVAAAASAPLVVEGSTTTSPPATAASTSGGTSEVALRPASAVLRRPLALVGVVTGVSSAVLRHAWRALLRPLRRTAAGTRLSAHPLVRALGRRRSALAAAAALTVACQLAELGLGLFLGWILLVLIKGEYAPLTALGVTSAPAQLLALAAGAAATCGVVVVLSAASGARWRALGQGVRRDQRARLHRHTQRLEMRHIQRERPSRVAGVLADDVDQLGAFFSGPAGEAVQLATSALILVPSFLVLVPGIAWIAFLPLPFVAALSLRQRDRSAADYASAGEQAALLRSRLSAALEAAATVKSACAEDHEAELVDLLELAGADAATRTQQHAVRFGEGIRAWTTCSMAGTLLVGGLKVLDGTLPFERFSPLIGLPQQMVMRLTRLGPIVDQYQRTLAAHDRVEHLMSLPTEPTGGRALARERVAGAIALDRVSFSYEGRPRVLDRLSLRAAAGRVTGIVGATGSGKTTVAKLLMRFQDADTGRVLLDGRDVRGLRLPDLRAAVGFVAQDPFLFDGTIADNIRYGTFSATDEQVREAARTAEAHAFVESLPLGYDTVVGEHGAALSGGQRQRIALARTVLKNPPVVVLDEATSAVDNETEAAIQRALATFARGRTLIVIAHRLSTVRNADHIYVLERGGVVEQGAHEGLVASGGRYASLWELQAGARG; encoded by the coding sequence CTGCACGACCGGGCGCTCGGCGTCGCCGAGGTCGGCGCCGCCCTGCGGGACGCGGTCGCCGCCGCGGCCAGCGCCCCGCTGGTCGTCGAGGGCAGCACCACGACGAGCCCACCGGCCACCGCCGCGAGCACGTCCGGCGGCACGTCCGAGGTCGCGCTCCGGCCCGCGAGCGCCGTCCTGCGCCGCCCGCTCGCCCTGGTCGGCGTGGTCACCGGCGTCTCGTCCGCCGTCCTGCGCCACGCCTGGCGCGCCCTCCTGCGGCCCCTGCGCCGCACCGCCGCGGGCACCCGGCTCTCCGCCCACCCGCTGGTGCGCGCCCTCGGCCGCCGCCGGTCGGCGCTCGCCGCCGCCGCCGCGCTGACGGTGGCCTGCCAGCTCGCCGAGCTCGGCCTCGGGCTGTTCCTCGGCTGGATCCTGCTGGTGCTGATCAAGGGCGAGTACGCCCCGCTCACCGCGCTCGGCGTCACGAGCGCCCCCGCCCAGCTGCTCGCGCTCGCCGCCGGGGCCGCCGCGACCTGCGGGGTCGTCGTCGTGCTCTCCGCCGCCTCCGGCGCCCGCTGGCGCGCGCTCGGCCAGGGCGTCCGGCGCGACCAGCGCGCCCGCCTGCACCGCCACACCCAGCGCCTGGAGATGCGGCACATCCAGCGCGAGCGGCCCAGCCGCGTCGCGGGCGTGCTCGCCGACGACGTCGACCAGCTCGGCGCGTTCTTCTCCGGCCCGGCGGGCGAGGCGGTCCAGCTCGCCACCAGCGCGCTGATCCTGGTCCCGTCGTTCCTGGTGCTCGTGCCCGGCATCGCCTGGATCGCGTTCCTGCCCCTGCCGTTCGTCGCGGCCCTGTCCCTGCGCCAGCGCGACCGCTCCGCCGCCGACTACGCCAGCGCGGGCGAGCAGGCCGCCCTGCTGCGCAGCAGGCTCTCCGCCGCACTGGAGGCCGCCGCCACGGTCAAGAGCGCCTGCGCCGAGGACCACGAGGCCGAGCTGGTCGACCTGCTGGAGCTGGCGGGCGCCGACGCGGCCACGCGCACCCAGCAGCACGCCGTCCGGTTCGGCGAGGGCATCCGCGCCTGGACCACCTGCTCCATGGCGGGCACCCTGCTCGTGGGCGGGCTCAAGGTGCTCGACGGCACGCTCCCGTTCGAGCGGTTCAGCCCGCTGATCGGGCTGCCGCAGCAGATGGTCATGCGGCTGACCCGGCTGGGCCCGATCGTCGACCAGTACCAGCGCACCCTCGCCGCGCACGACCGGGTCGAGCACCTGATGTCCCTGCCCACCGAGCCCACCGGTGGCCGCGCGCTGGCCCGCGAGCGGGTCGCGGGCGCCATCGCGCTCGACCGCGTGTCCTTCTCCTACGAGGGCCGCCCGCGCGTGCTGGACCGGTTGTCGCTGCGCGCGGCGGCGGGCCGGGTCACCGGCATCGTCGGCGCGACCGGCTCGGGCAAGACCACCGTCGCCAAGCTGCTGATGCGCTTCCAGGACGCGGACACCGGCCGGGTGCTGCTCGACGGGCGGGACGTGCGCGGCCTGCGCCTGCCCGACCTGCGCGCGGCCGTCGGGTTCGTCGCCCAGGACCCGTTCCTGTTCGACGGCACGATCGCGGACAACATCCGCTACGGCACGTTCTCCGCCACCGACGAGCAGGTCCGCGAGGCCGCCCGCACGGCCGAGGCCCACGCGTTCGTCGAGTCGCTGCCCCTGGGCTACGACACGGTGGTCGGCGAGCACGGCGCGGCGCTGTCCGGCGGGCAGCGGCAGCGGATCGCGCTCGCCAGGACCGTGCTGAAGAACCCGCCCGTGGTGGTCCTGGACGAGGCCACGTCGGCGGTGGACAACGAGACCGAGGCGGCGATCCAGCGCGCGCTGGCGACGTTCGCGCGGGGCCGCACCCTGATCGTGATCGCGCACCGGCTCTCCACCGTCCGCAACGCGGACCACATCTACGTGCTGGAGCGGGGCGGCGTCGTCGAGCAGGGCGCGCACGAGGGCCTGGTGGCCTCCGGCGGGCGCTACGCCTCGCTGTGGGAGCTCCAGGCGGGGGCGAGGGGCTGA
- a CDS encoding cation:proton antiporter domain-containing protein has protein sequence MAAPAGDSLVALLFLDLAVVLALGALLGALARRLGQPSVVGEVAAGIALGPSLLGLLPGDPVALLFPPEARPPLAFAAQLGLVLFMFLVGCELDVAELRGAGRVVGAVSAGSVVLPFCLGLGVAALLWPQGGDALALFTAAALSITAFPVLARILAERRMQRTRSGVVALASAAVNDVVAWCALAVVAGIVTARGPWSAVATLAWTAALVLVAVLLVRPLVGWVARTVGGSPRADAVLFAVVVQGLLLFALATTAIGLHAVFGAFLFGAVVPKDALREAAPTLVDRVGGLSSLLLPVFFVVAGLSVDVGGLGWSGAAEALLVLVAACVGKLVGAAGGGLLAGLPARDAAEVGVLMNARGLTELVVLGVGLELGVLDGRLFTVLVVMALVTTAATGPLLTLIARRSGREVAALEGLR, from the coding sequence GTGGCGGCCCCGGCGGGCGACTCGCTCGTCGCGCTGCTGTTCCTCGACCTCGCGGTCGTCCTGGCGCTCGGCGCCCTGCTCGGCGCGCTGGCCAGGCGGCTGGGGCAGCCCTCGGTGGTGGGGGAGGTCGCGGCCGGGATCGCGCTCGGCCCCAGCCTGCTCGGCCTGCTGCCCGGCGACCCGGTGGCGCTGCTGTTCCCGCCCGAGGCGCGCCCGCCGCTGGCGTTCGCCGCCCAGCTCGGCCTGGTGCTGTTCATGTTCCTGGTCGGCTGCGAGCTGGACGTCGCGGAGCTGCGCGGCGCGGGGCGGGTGGTCGGCGCGGTGTCGGCGGGCTCGGTCGTGCTGCCGTTCTGCCTCGGGCTGGGCGTCGCGGCGCTGCTGTGGCCGCAGGGCGGTGACGCGCTCGCGCTGTTCACCGCAGCCGCCCTGTCGATCACCGCTTTCCCCGTGCTGGCGCGGATCCTGGCCGAGCGGCGGATGCAGCGCACCCGGTCCGGGGTGGTCGCGCTGGCGAGCGCCGCGGTGAACGACGTGGTGGCGTGGTGCGCGCTCGCCGTCGTCGCCGGGATCGTGACCGCGCGCGGCCCCTGGTCGGCGGTGGCCACGCTGGCCTGGACGGCGGCGCTGGTCCTGGTGGCGGTGCTCCTCGTCCGGCCGCTGGTGGGGTGGGTTGCCCGGACGGTGGGCGGCTCGCCGCGCGCGGACGCGGTGCTGTTCGCGGTCGTCGTCCAGGGGCTGCTGCTGTTCGCGCTCGCCACCACGGCCATCGGCCTGCACGCGGTGTTCGGGGCGTTCCTGTTCGGGGCGGTTGTGCCCAAGGACGCGCTCCGGGAGGCCGCGCCGACCCTGGTGGACCGGGTCGGCGGGCTCAGCTCCCTGCTGCTGCCGGTGTTCTTCGTCGTGGCCGGGCTGTCCGTGGACGTCGGCGGCCTCGGCTGGTCCGGCGCGGCGGAGGCGCTGCTGGTGCTCGTCGCCGCGTGCGTCGGCAAGCTGGTCGGCGCGGCGGGCGGCGGTCTGCTCGCGGGGCTGCCCGCGCGCGACGCGGCCGAGGTCGGCGTGCTGATGAACGCCAGGGGGCTCACCGAGCTGGTGGTGCTGGGCGTGGGGCTGGAGCTGGGGGTGCTGGACGGGCGCCTGTTCACCGTCCTGGTCGTGATGGCGCTGGTGACGACGGCGGCGACCGGCCCGCTGCTGACGCTGATCGCCCGGCGGTCCGGGCGGGAGGTCGCCGCGCTCGAAGGACTCCGGTAG
- a CDS encoding methyltransferase has protein sequence MTLTDDEHTAHRHDEGAAAFQALATAAAGWGALRAAVELRLPDLLPDAPTAVPDLAALAGVAPTRLAQLVAVLADVGVLALDERAHVRHTPLSRALRSTDGLALTRLLTAGWADEAWRGLAEGVRTDTSPLELVHGRPLFDLLAADPAAAAVFHDAVATGPGDPFDEAIRSALDLTGAARVVDVGGGRGRLLAALLREHPVLSGVLFDLPEAVRDAVPELRGDDRVQIRAGDLFADRVGAADVYVLRTVLHVLDDAQAVRALANVRADAPAHARVVVVEALSDDEANRTYAAHSSLRLFVLCGGRERSTAEFAELFDRAGLELRSVTPTGTPYHLLEGAPRLSPRTDG, from the coding sequence GTGACGTTGACCGACGACGAGCACACCGCGCACCGGCACGACGAGGGCGCCGCGGCCTTCCAGGCGCTCGCGACCGCCGCCGCAGGCTGGGGCGCGCTGCGCGCCGCCGTGGAGCTGCGCCTGCCCGACCTGCTCCCGGACGCCCCCACCGCCGTCCCCGACCTGGCGGCGCTGGCGGGCGTCGCGCCGACGCGGCTCGCGCAGCTGGTCGCGGTGCTCGCCGACGTGGGCGTGCTCGCGCTGGACGAGCGCGCCCACGTCCGCCACACGCCGCTCTCCCGCGCCCTGCGCTCGACCGACGGCCTGGCGCTCACCCGCCTGCTCACGGCGGGCTGGGCGGACGAGGCGTGGCGCGGGCTCGCGGAGGGCGTGCGCACCGACACCTCCCCGCTGGAGCTGGTGCACGGCCGCCCGCTGTTCGACCTCCTCGCCGCCGACCCGGCCGCCGCCGCGGTGTTCCACGACGCGGTGGCCACCGGCCCCGGCGACCCGTTCGACGAGGCGATCCGCTCCGCGCTCGACCTGACCGGGGCCGCGCGGGTGGTCGACGTCGGCGGCGGGCGGGGCAGGCTGCTCGCCGCGCTGCTGCGCGAGCACCCCGTGCTCTCGGGCGTGCTGTTCGACCTGCCCGAGGCGGTCCGGGACGCGGTTCCCGAGCTGCGCGGCGACGACCGGGTCCAGATCAGGGCGGGCGACCTGTTCGCGGACCGGGTCGGCGCGGCGGACGTCTACGTGCTGCGCACGGTCCTGCACGTGCTGGACGACGCGCAGGCCGTGCGGGCGCTGGCCAACGTCCGCGCCGACGCGCCCGCGCACGCCAGGGTCGTGGTCGTGGAAGCGCTTTCCGACGACGAGGCCAACCGGACCTACGCGGCGCACAGCAGCCTGCGGCTGTTCGTGCTGTGCGGCGGGCGCGAGCGCTCGACGGCGGAGTTCGCCGAGCTGTTCGACCGGGCCGGGCTGGAGCTGCGCTCGGTCACCCCGACCGGGACGCCGTACCACCTGCTGGAGGGCGCCCCACGCCTGAGCCCGCGCACGGACGGGTGA
- a CDS encoding helix-turn-helix domain-containing protein — translation MRLVDRDGQCEALAALLEGAAGGCGGAVLLRGAPGHGKTALLGRLVVMAEGAGFRCLVVEADALPEVAEVAAGGGALLVAVDDAGGADVGALFDLVAWARRTTAVLALTDLPRLPDDDPLGAVARTPGALVLDLPPLRPETTAALLGGSPWPVTGGNPALVRGLAHDLVAGEAGPGAAYRAALAGVLDRCGAEVAAVAHATAVLTGPAVGLLTAPAAALPAGLRAAPTAALLTAPAAVLPGGVLPGAALPDGAHPAAGPGEACEGTAPAGEALSAAVRPGEACPGTALPDGVLPGVASPGGAFPAADVLGGPFPAAVRSAAALPDWALPAAVRPGEACPGTALPTDAPPGAAPPGGALPDGGARPLTSGEVGVRQGGVGPVAPGRAGASPGGAEPLVPGPVSGVRADPAGGDGASAFGRVAADHVVPAGVRPRASSDPAAPVDLVADLLGRAPASVVDARARLAGAGLDRADPAAVLDVLPAARRAELHLRAARTLHERGESPAVVADHLVTAGLPAPAWAVDVLVAAADHALAADDVPTAVARLAAAHRRDDADQPRAVPPRAVPDPPVAAHRCGCADRTAAPAERRTSPEAAAVAGPALTARLARARWQLNPAAALCHLDPLADALAADPDALAPRDAAALVRQLVWHGRTTAAGRVLAALRAREHAAELPDLETWLSLACPPLAASRRPTTLHASAPHTSAPRTSAHPTPLAPPPSRVDPWLREAASLVGGFALGDQRRAAAEAAHYLRHAHLSHTSPWSEEPALLALLALVRADRAADADRACARLLDEARARRAPTWVASFAAAASVIALRLGDLAGAAGHARAALDAVPSHGWGASVGLPLGSLILADTLRGRRREAGRHVTAPVPDALFDGPAAPHYLHARGHHHLASGRDHAALADFLACGDLLRSWGLDLPGLAPWRTGAAEAWTRLGNHDRARRLVFDQLATTGADAGRPRALALRALAPLSPPTRRPHLLAEAADALERCGDRYELAATLACLGAAHHALGDHRRARAVLRRAWHLARACGARPLCARLEPDAADPVEHDTSGLTGSERKVAALAVTGLTNRQIAEKLFVTPSTVEQHLTRVFRKLRVTHRADLPTTLHADLTTPA, via the coding sequence ATGCGGCTGGTGGACCGCGACGGGCAGTGCGAGGCGCTGGCTGCCCTGCTGGAGGGCGCGGCGGGCGGGTGCGGGGGCGCGGTGCTGCTCAGGGGCGCGCCGGGGCACGGGAAGACCGCGCTGCTGGGGCGCCTGGTCGTGATGGCCGAGGGCGCGGGGTTCCGGTGCCTGGTGGTCGAGGCGGACGCGCTGCCCGAGGTCGCGGAGGTCGCGGCGGGCGGCGGCGCGCTGCTGGTGGCCGTGGACGACGCCGGGGGCGCCGACGTGGGCGCGCTGTTCGACCTGGTGGCGTGGGCGAGACGCACGACCGCCGTCCTCGCGCTCACCGACCTGCCCCGCCTGCCCGACGACGACCCGCTGGGCGCCGTGGCGCGCACGCCGGGCGCCCTCGTGCTCGACCTCCCGCCACTGCGACCGGAGACCACCGCCGCGCTGCTCGGCGGGTCCCCGTGGCCGGTGACCGGGGGGAACCCCGCGCTGGTGCGCGGGCTGGCCCACGACCTCGTGGCGGGGGAGGCGGGACCGGGGGCCGCCTACCGCGCCGCCCTCGCCGGGGTGCTCGACCGCTGCGGCGCCGAGGTGGCCGCCGTCGCGCACGCCACCGCCGTGCTCACCGGGCCCGCCGTTGGGCTTCTCACCGCACCCGCCGCCGCGCTTCCCGCCGGGCTTCGCGCCGCACCCACCGCCGCGCTTCTCACCGCACCCGCCGCCGTGCTTCCCGGCGGGGTGCTTCCTGGTGCCGCGCTTCCTGACGGGGCGCACCCTGCTGCGGGCCCTGGTGAGGCGTGCGAAGGCACCGCGCCTGCTGGCGAGGCTCTTTCCGCTGCTGTGCGCCCTGGCGAGGCGTGCCCAGGCACCGCGCTTCCCGACGGGGTGCTTCCGGGGGTCGCGTCTCCCGGCGGGGCGTTCCCCGCCGCCGACGTTCTCGGCGGGCCCTTCCCCGCCGCCGTGCGTTCCGCCGCCGCGCTTCCAGACTGGGCCCTCCCCGCCGCCGTGCGTCCCGGCGAGGCGTGCCCTGGCACCGCGCTTCCCACCGACGCGCCCCCTGGGGCCGCGCCCCCTGGCGGGGCGCTTCCCGACGGCGGGGCGCGACCGCTCACGTCTGGCGAGGTGGGCGTCCGGCAGGGGGGAGTGGGGCCGGTCGCGCCCGGTCGCGCCGGTGCCTCGCCGGGGGGCGCTGAGCCGCTCGTGCCCGGCCCGGTGTCTGGGGTGAGGGCTGATCCCGCCGGGGGGGACGGGGCTTCCGCGTTCGGTCGGGTGGCTGCGGATCACGTCGTTCCCGCTGGGGTCCGCCCCCGCGCGTCCTCGGACCCCGCCGCGCCCGTCGACCTGGTCGCCGACCTGCTCGGTCGGGCCCCCGCCTCCGTCGTCGACGCCCGCGCCCGCCTCGCGGGAGCCGGGCTCGACCGGGCCGATCCCGCCGCTGTGCTGGACGTGCTGCCCGCCGCCCGGCGCGCCGAGCTGCACCTGCGCGCCGCGCGGACGTTGCACGAGCGCGGTGAGTCGCCCGCCGTCGTCGCCGACCACCTCGTCACCGCCGGGCTGCCCGCGCCCGCCTGGGCCGTCGACGTGCTCGTCGCCGCCGCCGACCACGCGCTCGCCGCCGACGACGTGCCCACCGCCGTCGCACGGCTCGCCGCCGCCCACCGCCGGGACGACGCGGACCAACCGCGGGCCGTCCCCCCGCGCGCAGTCCCGGACCCGCCCGTCGCCGCCCACCGGTGCGGGTGCGCGGACCGGACGGCCGCGCCCGCCGAGCGCCGCACGTCGCCCGAGGCCGCCGCCGTCGCCGGGCCCGCGCTCACCGCCCGGCTCGCCCGCGCGCGCTGGCAGCTCAACCCGGCTGCCGCGCTGTGCCACCTCGACCCGCTCGCCGACGCGCTCGCCGCCGACCCCGACGCGCTCGCCCCGCGGGACGCCGCCGCGCTGGTGCGCCAGCTGGTCTGGCACGGGCGCACCACCGCCGCCGGGCGCGTGCTCGCCGCGCTGCGCGCCCGCGAGCACGCCGCCGAGCTGCCCGACCTGGAGACCTGGCTCTCCCTCGCCTGCCCGCCGCTCGCCGCCTCCCGCCGCCCCACAACCCTCCACGCCTCCGCCCCGCACACCTCCGCCCCGCGCACCTCGGCCCACCCCACCCCCCTCGCCCCACCCCCGAGCCGCGTCGACCCGTGGTTGCGCGAGGCCGCCAGCCTGGTCGGCGGGTTCGCGCTCGGGGACCAGCGCCGGGCCGCCGCCGAGGCCGCGCACTACCTGCGCCACGCCCACCTCAGCCACACCTCCCCGTGGTCCGAGGAACCCGCGCTGCTCGCCCTGCTAGCCCTGGTGCGCGCCGACCGCGCCGCCGACGCCGACCGGGCCTGCGCCCGGCTGCTCGACGAGGCCCGCGCCCGGCGCGCGCCCACCTGGGTCGCCTCCTTCGCCGCCGCCGCCTCGGTGATCGCGCTGCGGCTCGGCGACCTCGCGGGCGCCGCCGGGCACGCCCGCGCCGCGCTCGACGCCGTCCCCTCGCACGGCTGGGGCGCGTCCGTGGGCCTGCCGCTGGGCTCGCTGATCCTCGCCGACACCCTGCGCGGGCGGCGCCGGGAGGCCGGGCGGCACGTCACCGCGCCCGTGCCGGACGCCCTCTTCGACGGCCCCGCCGCCCCGCACTACCTGCACGCGCGCGGCCACCACCACCTCGCGTCCGGGCGGGACCACGCGGCGCTCGCGGACTTCCTGGCGTGCGGCGACCTCCTGCGCTCGTGGGGCCTCGACCTGCCCGGCCTCGCGCCGTGGCGCACCGGGGCCGCCGAGGCGTGGACCCGCCTGGGCAACCACGACCGCGCCCGGCGGCTGGTGTTCGACCAGCTCGCCACGACCGGCGCCGACGCGGGCCGCCCCAGGGCGCTGGCGCTGCGCGCGCTCGCCCCGCTCAGCCCGCCGACCCGCCGCCCGCACCTGCTCGCCGAGGCCGCCGACGCCCTGGAGCGCTGCGGTGACCGCTACGAGCTGGCCGCCACCCTCGCCTGCCTCGGCGCCGCGCACCACGCCCTCGGCGACCACCGCCGCGCCCGCGCCGTGCTGCGCAGGGCCTGGCACCTGGCCAGGGCGTGTGGCGCGCGACCGCTGTGCGCGCGCCTGGAACCGGACGCGGCCGACCCCGTCGAGCACGACACCAGCGGCCTCACCGGCTCCGAGCGCAAGGTCGCCGCCCTGGCCGTCACCGGCCTCACCAACCGGCAGATCGCCGAGAAGCTGTTCGTCACCCCGAGCACCGTCGAGCAGCACCTGACCAGGGTGTTCCGCAAGCTGCGCGTCACCCACCGCGCCGACCTGCCCACCACCCTGCACGCCGACCTGACCACCCCCGCCTGA